Proteins from a single region of Lelliottia sp. JS-SCA-14:
- a CDS encoding PLP-dependent cysteine synthase family protein codes for MNSTWVKHAISEINADYQRSADTHLIRLALPGFPGIQLYLKDESTHPTGSLKHRLARSLFLYGLCNGWIKEGTTIIESSSGSTAVSEAYFARLLGLPFIAVMPSCTAKRKIEQIEFYGGRCHFVESACEIYAASEMLARELNGHYMDQFTFAERATDWRGNNNIADSIFRQMNNEPHPEPSYIVMSAGTGGTSATIGRYIRCQGYDTKLMVVDPQNSVFLDYWQHRDASLRSPVGSKIEGIGRPRVEPSFIPDVVDEMLRVPDAASVATAHWLETQLGRKVGASTGTNMWGALQLAVRMREEGRTGSIVTLLCDSGERYLDTYYNAEWVRANIGDIEPWKAQIAQMTK; via the coding sequence ATGAATAGCACCTGGGTCAAACACGCGATCAGCGAAATCAATGCCGACTATCAACGCTCGGCGGACACGCACCTCATCCGCCTGGCGCTGCCGGGTTTTCCCGGCATTCAGCTGTACCTCAAAGATGAAAGCACCCATCCGACCGGCAGCCTGAAGCACCGTCTGGCGCGCTCCCTGTTCCTGTACGGGTTGTGCAACGGCTGGATCAAAGAAGGCACCACCATCATTGAATCCTCGTCGGGTTCAACCGCCGTCTCCGAGGCCTATTTCGCCCGTCTGCTTGGCCTGCCGTTTATCGCCGTCATGCCCTCCTGCACCGCGAAACGCAAAATCGAGCAGATCGAGTTTTACGGCGGACGCTGCCACTTCGTTGAGAGCGCCTGCGAAATCTACGCCGCTTCGGAGATGCTCGCTCGCGAGCTGAACGGCCATTATATGGACCAGTTTACCTTCGCCGAACGCGCAACCGACTGGCGCGGGAATAACAACATCGCCGACAGCATTTTCCGCCAGATGAACAATGAACCGCACCCGGAGCCGTCGTACATCGTGATGAGTGCGGGGACCGGCGGGACGTCCGCCACCATTGGCCGCTATATTCGCTGCCAGGGTTACGACACCAAACTGATGGTCGTGGATCCGCAGAACTCGGTATTCCTCGACTACTGGCAACACCGCGACGCCAGCCTGCGCAGCCCGGTGGGCAGTAAAATCGAAGGGATTGGACGCCCCCGTGTGGAGCCGTCCTTCATTCCCGATGTGGTCGATGAGATGCTGCGCGTGCCGGATGCGGCCAGCGTTGCCACGGCGCACTGGCTGGAAACGCAGCTGGGCCGCAAAGTGGGCGCATCTACGGGCACCAATATGTGGGGCGCGTTACAGCTGGCGGTGCGGATGCGCGAAGAGGGCCGGACCGGTTCTATCGTCACCCTGCTGTGCGACAGCGGCGAGCGCTATCTGGACACCTATTACAATGCAGAATGGGTCAGAGCGAATATCGGCGATATTGAGCCGTGGAAAGCGCAGATTGCGCAGATGACAAAATAA
- the cof gene encoding HMP-PP phosphatase — protein sequence MARLAAFDMDGTLLMPDHRLGDKTLSTLKRLHERDITLTFATGRHVLEMCHLLGKLSMDAFLITGNGTRIHSVEGDVLHRQDLDPEVADLVLHSTWDTQASIHVFNDTGWLTGEEIPELLKAHVYSGFRYQLTDLRRLPAHSVTKICFCGDHDDLCRLRIQLNDVLGDRAHLTFSAVECLEVLPVGCNKGSALAVLSDHLGLTMQDCMAFGDAMNDREMLGSVGRGVIMGNAMPQLKAELSHLPVIGHCRNEAVSHFLTHWLDKPNLPYSPE from the coding sequence ATGGCGCGGCTTGCAGCATTTGATATGGACGGCACGCTCTTAATGCCGGATCACCGCTTGGGAGACAAAACCCTGAGTACGCTGAAGCGGCTGCATGAGCGTGATATCACCCTGACGTTTGCCACCGGCCGTCACGTGCTGGAGATGTGTCACCTGCTCGGCAAACTGTCGATGGATGCGTTTCTGATCACCGGCAACGGGACGCGCATTCACTCTGTCGAAGGCGACGTCTTACACCGTCAGGATCTCGACCCGGAAGTGGCGGACCTGGTCCTGCACAGCACCTGGGATACCCAGGCCAGCATTCATGTTTTCAATGATACCGGCTGGCTCACGGGCGAAGAGATCCCGGAACTGCTGAAAGCCCACGTCTACAGCGGCTTTCGCTACCAGCTCACGGATCTGCGCCGTCTTCCTGCGCACTCGGTGACCAAGATCTGTTTCTGCGGCGATCACGACGATCTGTGCCGTCTGCGTATTCAGCTCAATGACGTATTGGGCGACCGGGCGCATCTGACGTTTTCGGCGGTAGAGTGCCTCGAAGTGCTGCCGGTGGGATGTAACAAAGGTTCCGCGCTGGCGGTGCTGAGCGACCACTTAGGTCTGACGATGCAGGATTGTATGGCATTTGGCGATGCCATGAACGACCGCGAGATGCTGGGCAGCGTCGGCCGCGGTGTGATTATGGGAAATGCGATGCCACAGCTGAAGGCTGAGCTTTCGCATCTCCCGGTTATTGGGCATTGCCGTAACGAAGCGGTGTCCCACTTTTTGACTCATTGGCTGGATAAACCAAACCTCCCGTATTCCCCCGAATAG
- a CDS encoding amidohydrolase, whose translation MAFNFEAMLAEVKNDVLRWRRHIHAHPELSFQEHNTADYIAGELSGFGGLTLTRLTPNSVIADLKGAHDGPRYALRADIDALPIQEENDEAFCSTVPGVMHACGHDAHAAMLLGAAKVLSQCQSMLHGSVRFIFQHAEEVPPGGAQELVDLGVLDGVEKIFGLHVMPNFPTGEVALKEGVFCASTDNFDITIEGKGGHGSMPHLCIDPVTIGAEVVMALQNVVSRRTDPLQVPVLTIATFQSGESYNVIPERVKLAGTLRTHHASVRQQVPQQMEQMIAGITAAHGARFTLTWTRGYASGNNHADACAIARKVVSDALGEQALREMAHPLFGGEDFSSYQQKVPGCFLFIGSGNESIGATYGVHNPRFRLDEAALQIGVKLHVGFIQHLLINQA comes from the coding sequence ATGGCATTTAATTTTGAAGCGATGCTGGCTGAAGTCAAAAACGATGTTTTACGCTGGCGCAGACACATTCATGCTCATCCTGAACTCTCATTTCAGGAGCATAACACCGCGGATTATATTGCCGGGGAACTGTCCGGTTTTGGCGGTCTGACGCTGACGCGCCTGACGCCCAACAGCGTGATTGCCGATCTGAAAGGCGCACATGATGGGCCGCGCTACGCGCTGCGGGCCGATATTGACGCGCTGCCGATTCAGGAAGAGAACGACGAAGCCTTTTGCTCGACGGTGCCGGGCGTGATGCACGCCTGTGGCCATGACGCTCATGCCGCGATGCTGCTCGGCGCCGCGAAAGTGCTGAGCCAGTGTCAGTCGATGCTGCACGGTTCGGTGCGTTTTATCTTCCAGCATGCGGAAGAGGTCCCGCCAGGCGGTGCGCAGGAGCTGGTGGATCTCGGCGTACTCGACGGCGTGGAGAAAATCTTCGGCCTGCACGTGATGCCGAACTTCCCGACCGGCGAAGTGGCGCTGAAAGAGGGCGTGTTCTGCGCATCGACGGATAACTTCGATATCACCATTGAGGGCAAAGGCGGCCACGGCTCGATGCCGCATCTGTGTATCGATCCGGTGACCATCGGCGCGGAAGTGGTGATGGCCCTGCAAAACGTGGTTTCACGCCGCACCGATCCGCTGCAGGTGCCGGTCCTGACCATCGCCACCTTCCAGAGCGGAGAGAGCTATAACGTCATTCCGGAGCGCGTCAAACTGGCGGGAACCCTGCGCACCCATCACGCCAGCGTGCGCCAGCAGGTGCCGCAGCAGATGGAGCAGATGATCGCCGGGATCACCGCCGCGCACGGGGCACGCTTTACCCTGACCTGGACGCGAGGCTACGCCAGCGGCAACAACCACGCGGACGCCTGTGCGATAGCCCGTAAAGTGGTGAGCGATGCGCTGGGGGAACAGGCGCTACGCGAGATGGCTCACCCGCTGTTCGGTGGGGAAGATTTTTCCTCATACCAGCAAAAAGTACCCGGCTGCTTCCTGTTCATCGGCAGCGGGAATGAAAGCATCGGCGCGACTTACGGGGTCCACAATCCACGATTCCGCCTGGATGAGGCGGCGCTGCAGATTGGCGTCAAACTCCATGTCGGTTTTATTCAGCACCTGTTAATTAATCAGGCCTGA
- a CDS encoding Lrp/AsnC family transcriptional regulator has protein sequence MLDKIDRKLLSLLQKDCTLSLQALADAVNLTTTPCWKRLKRLEDDGVLLGRVALLDPEKLGLGLTAFVLIKTQHHSSDWYCRFVTEVSEMPEVLGFWRMAGEYDYLMRVQVADMKRYDDFYKRLVNSVPGLSDVTSSFAMEQIKYTTALPIE, from the coding sequence ATGTTAGATAAAATTGACCGCAAGCTGCTCTCCTTACTGCAAAAGGACTGCACCCTCTCTTTGCAGGCACTCGCCGATGCCGTTAATCTGACCACCACGCCGTGCTGGAAACGCCTTAAAAGACTGGAAGACGACGGGGTTTTGCTCGGGCGCGTGGCGCTGCTCGATCCCGAAAAACTGGGGCTTGGATTGACCGCGTTTGTTCTGATAAAAACGCAGCACCACAGCAGCGACTGGTACTGCCGGTTTGTCACCGAAGTCTCCGAGATGCCCGAAGTGCTTGGCTTCTGGCGCATGGCCGGGGAATACGACTATCTGATGCGCGTCCAGGTGGCGGACATGAAACGCTACGACGACTTCTACAAGCGGCTGGTGAACAGCGTGCCGGGTCTGTCGGACGTCACCTCCAGTTTCGCCATGGAACAGATTAAATACACCACAGCGTTACCCATTGAATAA
- a CDS encoding SmdA family multidrug ABC transporter permease/ATP-binding protein, whose product MRLFAQLSWYFRREWRRYLGAVALLIIIAILQLIPPKVVGYVVDGVTEQHYTTARVMMWVGTLVLTAVIVYLLRYVWRVLLFGASYQLAVELREDFYRQLSRQHPEFYLRHRTGDLIARATNDVDRVVFAAGEGVLTLVDSLVMGCAVLIVMSTQISWQLTLLALLPMPLMALAINRFGEQLHERFKLAQAAFSSLNDRTQESMTSIRMIKAFGLEDRQSAQFAADAADTGAKNLRVARIDARFDPTIYIAIGTANLLAIGGGSWMVVNGSMTLGQLTSFAMYLGLMIWPMLALAWMFNIVERGSAAYSRIRSMLAEAPVVNDGTESVPEGRGVLKVAVTEFSYPQTERPTLENVNFELLPGQMLGICGPTGAGKSTVLSLIQRHFDVTKGDIRFHDIPLTRLQLDAWRSRLAVVSQTPFLFSDTVANNIALGHPAATQEEIEHVARLASVHDDILRLPQGYATEVGERGVMLSGGQKQRISIARALLLNAEILILDDALSAVDGRTEHQILHNLRQWGEGRTVIISAHRLSALTEANEILVMQHGHVAQRGHHDQLAEQSGWYRDMYRYQQLEAALDDAPDLNEEATHA is encoded by the coding sequence GTGCGATTATTTGCTCAGTTAAGCTGGTACTTCCGCCGGGAGTGGCGACGCTATCTCGGCGCAGTGGCCCTGCTTATTATCATTGCCATCCTCCAGCTGATCCCGCCGAAAGTGGTGGGCTATGTGGTGGACGGCGTCACGGAACAACATTACACCACCGCACGGGTGATGATGTGGGTAGGCACGCTGGTCCTGACCGCGGTGATTGTCTATCTGCTGCGCTACGTCTGGCGCGTGCTGCTGTTCGGAGCGTCCTATCAGCTCGCCGTCGAACTGCGCGAAGATTTTTACCGCCAGCTCAGCCGCCAGCATCCTGAATTCTACTTGCGCCACCGCACGGGCGATCTGATCGCGCGCGCCACCAACGACGTGGATCGCGTGGTGTTCGCCGCCGGGGAAGGGGTGTTAACTCTGGTCGATTCGCTGGTGATGGGCTGCGCGGTGCTGATCGTGATGTCGACGCAGATCAGCTGGCAGTTAACCCTGCTGGCGCTGCTGCCTATGCCGCTGATGGCGCTGGCGATCAACCGCTTTGGCGAGCAGCTGCACGAGCGTTTCAAGCTGGCTCAGGCGGCGTTCTCCTCCCTGAACGACAGAACCCAGGAGAGCATGACCAGTATCCGCATGATCAAAGCCTTCGGTCTGGAAGATCGCCAGTCGGCGCAGTTCGCCGCCGACGCCGCCGATACGGGAGCCAAAAACCTGCGCGTGGCGCGCATCGACGCGCGCTTCGACCCGACGATTTACATCGCCATTGGCACCGCCAACCTGCTCGCCATCGGCGGCGGGAGCTGGATGGTAGTCAATGGCTCCATGACTCTTGGGCAACTGACCAGTTTCGCCATGTACCTTGGGCTGATGATCTGGCCGATGCTGGCCCTGGCCTGGATGTTTAACATCGTCGAGCGCGGCAGCGCGGCGTACAGCCGTATTCGCTCGATGCTGGCGGAAGCGCCGGTGGTGAACGACGGCACCGAATCCGTGCCGGAAGGGCGCGGGGTGCTGAAGGTGGCGGTGACTGAATTTTCCTATCCGCAAACCGAGCGCCCGACGCTGGAAAACGTCAATTTTGAACTGCTTCCGGGGCAGATGCTCGGTATCTGCGGCCCGACGGGCGCGGGCAAGAGCACGGTACTGTCACTGATTCAGCGTCACTTTGATGTCACCAAAGGCGATATCCGTTTCCACGACATTCCCCTGACCCGCTTACAGCTGGACGCCTGGCGCAGCCGCCTGGCGGTGGTCAGCCAGACGCCGTTCCTGTTCTCCGATACGGTCGCCAATAACATCGCGCTGGGCCATCCGGCGGCGACGCAGGAAGAGATCGAGCACGTGGCGCGTCTGGCCAGCGTTCATGACGATATTCTGCGTCTGCCGCAGGGTTACGCCACCGAAGTGGGCGAGCGCGGCGTGATGCTCTCGGGCGGACAGAAACAGCGTATCTCCATTGCCCGCGCGCTGCTGCTCAACGCCGAAATTCTGATCCTTGACGACGCGCTCTCCGCCGTCGACGGGCGTACCGAGCACCAGATCCTGCACAACCTGCGCCAGTGGGGCGAGGGACGCACGGTCATTATCAGCGCCCACCGTCTGTCGGCCCTGACGGAAGCGAATGAAATTCTGGTGATGCAGCACGGGCATGTTGCCCAGCGCGGGCATCACGACCAGCTGGCGGAACAGTCCGGGTGGTATCGCGACATGTATCGCTATCAACAGCTGGAGGCGGCGCTGGATGACGCGCCGGACCTGAACGAGGAGGCCACCCATGCGTAA
- a CDS encoding SgrR family transcriptional regulator codes for MRQLNRLNQFQRLWQPSAGEPQQITVAELAERCFCSERHVRTLLRQAQEAGWLSWQAQSGRGKRGTLTFHVTPDSLRNEMMEQALTRGLQHDALELAQLDAPELRALLHPFLGGQWQNDTPTLRIPYYRSLDPLHSGFLPGRAEQHLVGQVFSGLTRFDGDSREPAGDLAHHWEVSADGLRWHFYIRSTLHWHNGDKVETAQLRASLLELFALPALRRLFSSVLHVEVTHPQCLTFVLHQPDYWLAHRLASYCSRLAHPEQPLIGSGPFRLAVFDPDLVRLECHEQYHLSHPLLKAIEFWITPQLFEQDLGTSCRHPVQIAIGEPDELANLRLVSSSTSLGFCYLTLKQSGRLSKRQAQRLINIIHHTTLLHTLPLDENLITPAHELLPGWTIPDWPELKDVALPEALTLIYHLPVELHTMAEQLKQYLAKEGCTLTVIFHDAKTWDGCSYFAQADLMMGDRLIGEAPGYTLEQWLRCDTLWPHLLSAPQFAHLQATLDAVQMQISEQARHSGLQSIFTHLMENAVLTPLFNYQYQISAPPGVNGIRLNTRGWFDFSQAWLPAPSA; via the coding sequence ATGCGTCAACTCAACAGACTGAATCAGTTTCAACGCCTCTGGCAGCCCTCTGCCGGTGAGCCTCAGCAGATTACCGTGGCGGAACTGGCGGAACGCTGCTTTTGCAGCGAGCGGCACGTGCGTACGCTGTTGCGCCAGGCGCAGGAGGCGGGCTGGCTGAGCTGGCAAGCGCAATCCGGACGCGGCAAACGCGGCACCTTAACTTTTCACGTCACGCCCGACAGCCTGCGCAATGAGATGATGGAGCAGGCGCTGACGCGTGGGCTGCAACACGATGCCTTAGAGCTGGCACAGCTCGACGCCCCGGAACTGCGCGCGTTGCTTCACCCTTTCCTCGGCGGGCAGTGGCAGAACGACACGCCGACGCTGCGCATCCCCTACTATCGCTCCCTCGATCCGCTCCATTCGGGCTTTTTACCGGGGCGCGCGGAGCAGCACCTGGTCGGCCAGGTCTTCTCCGGGCTGACGCGGTTTGACGGCGACAGCCGCGAACCGGCTGGCGATCTTGCCCATCACTGGGAGGTGTCGGCGGATGGCTTGCGCTGGCACTTTTACATTCGCTCGACGCTGCACTGGCATAACGGCGATAAGGTCGAAACAGCGCAACTGCGCGCCAGTCTGCTGGAACTCTTTGCCCTTCCCGCCCTGCGACGCCTGTTTAGCAGCGTGCTTCACGTTGAGGTGACCCACCCGCAGTGCCTGACCTTCGTGTTGCACCAGCCGGATTACTGGCTGGCGCATCGCCTGGCAAGCTACTGCAGTCGTCTGGCCCATCCCGAGCAGCCGTTGATCGGCAGCGGCCCATTCCGTCTCGCCGTATTTGATCCCGATCTGGTGCGGCTGGAGTGTCATGAGCAGTACCATCTCAGCCACCCGTTGCTCAAGGCCATCGAATTCTGGATCACCCCGCAACTTTTCGAGCAGGATTTAGGCACCAGCTGTCGCCATCCGGTACAGATCGCCATCGGCGAGCCTGATGAACTGGCGAATCTGCGGCTGGTCAGCAGCAGTACCAGCCTCGGGTTTTGCTATCTCACCCTGAAACAGAGCGGACGCCTGAGTAAACGGCAGGCGCAGCGCCTCATCAATATCATCCATCACACCACGCTTCTGCACACGCTGCCGCTGGATGAAAACCTGATCACCCCTGCGCATGAGTTGCTGCCGGGCTGGACGATCCCTGACTGGCCGGAGCTGAAAGATGTCGCGCTCCCCGAAGCGCTGACCCTGATCTACCATCTGCCGGTCGAGTTACACACCATGGCCGAGCAGCTCAAACAGTACCTGGCAAAAGAGGGCTGCACGCTGACGGTCATTTTCCACGACGCGAAAACCTGGGACGGCTGTAGCTATTTTGCACAAGCCGATCTGATGATGGGCGACAGGCTGATCGGTGAAGCGCCGGGGTATACGCTGGAGCAGTGGCTGCGCTGCGACACGCTGTGGCCGCATCTGCTGAGTGCGCCGCAGTTTGCGCACCTGCAGGCGACGCTGGATGCGGTACAGATGCAGATCAGCGAGCAGGCCAGGCACTCGGGCCTGCAGTCGATTTTCACCCATCTGATGGAAAACGCGGTGCTGACGCCGCTGTTTAACTATCAGTATCAGATCAGCGCCCCGCCGGGGGTGAACGGCATTCGCCTCAATACCCGCGGCTGGTTTGATTTTTCGCAGGCCTGGCTTCCGGCCCCGAGCGCGTGA
- a CDS encoding LysR substrate-binding domain-containing protein translates to MRYLPKLQQLKVFQQVIRSGSIRGAARALGLSQPAVSRTLRELEQTLETRLIVRGNQGMTLTETGRAFSQRMQFILEELERAADEIRQIDQFSQGAVAMGFSSLLAVTVFPALNDAFKAQFPQSTLLVKEGQLSMLLPALREGRLDFAVGTAGPGFPLDDLVREPLFNASFGIIARKGHPLAEATTFDALQNARWVLPETDMGYYQQLAVNELLPPLAQTPLRTDSMISGLSLVLASDYLTIVARAMQAPFGLQDQLCMLNIDSLPQAEYHVLYSQKSPLTFAARRLLDLLRQHCQAYHWH, encoded by the coding sequence TTGCGTTATTTGCCAAAGTTGCAGCAACTGAAAGTGTTTCAACAGGTTATCCGCAGCGGCAGTATTCGCGGCGCGGCCAGGGCGCTCGGGCTATCTCAACCGGCGGTCAGCAGAACCTTGCGTGAACTGGAGCAGACGCTAGAGACCCGGCTGATCGTGCGCGGGAATCAGGGGATGACGTTAACGGAAACCGGGCGGGCCTTTTCCCAGCGCATGCAGTTTATTCTTGAGGAGCTGGAGCGGGCGGCCGATGAGATCCGTCAGATCGACCAGTTCTCGCAGGGCGCGGTGGCGATGGGATTCTCCTCCCTCCTCGCGGTAACGGTTTTTCCGGCGCTCAACGACGCCTTCAAAGCGCAGTTTCCCCAGTCCACGCTGCTGGTGAAAGAGGGACAGCTGTCGATGCTGTTACCAGCCCTGCGTGAAGGACGACTGGATTTTGCCGTCGGTACCGCCGGGCCAGGGTTCCCGCTGGACGATCTGGTGCGCGAGCCGCTGTTCAATGCCTCGTTCGGGATTATTGCTCGCAAAGGACATCCGCTGGCGGAGGCAACCACCTTCGACGCGCTGCAAAATGCACGCTGGGTGCTGCCGGAGACCGATATGGGGTATTACCAGCAGCTGGCGGTGAATGAGCTTCTGCCGCCGCTGGCGCAAACGCCCCTTCGCACGGACTCGATGATCTCCGGGCTGAGTCTGGTATTAGCGTCGGATTATCTGACCATCGTGGCGCGCGCGATGCAGGCCCCGTTTGGTTTGCAGGACCAGCTGTGTATGCTGAATATCGACAGCCTGCCGCAGGCGGAATATCACGTGCTGTATTCGCAAAAATCGCCGCTGACCTTTGCTGCGCGGCGGCTGCTGGATCTGCTGCGTCAACACTGTCAGGCGTACCACTGGCATTAA
- a CDS encoding MFS transporter, producing the protein MKNRFLMIFLLFVGYVVVYLDKTVMGFALLPIEREFDLRPEQLGYITGIFFLAYSLFQIPAGWLNDKFGYKKVLSMSLCLLGGFALCFGMLGFGLGLLVTFRFLSGVGHSGYPCSCAKAVVSNFPLEKRTFAQSILLSSAGLAMTAGPLVAVYSLNSLGWRGSFSILGLLAFAIAIAIMLWVPNPAPVKARAGAVTGYRTLLKNPIVVLLFISIFCINIPSYGLMAWLPKYLVQQRGMTLDVSGLVVAAGGLGIWISSLATGWLVGRYMQGKEPKVIFCCALLSALCIWLVYTSTSALTAGLLLFLGYVFLMAAFVTVFTLPMKRLPPEVMGAAMGIINTGGTLGGFVAPIAMGYLITVSQGYLSTFVFLALAMVVAGLAMLPLALKTRHALTEEKCDGI; encoded by the coding sequence ATGAAGAATCGTTTCCTGATGATTTTCCTGCTCTTTGTCGGCTATGTGGTGGTGTATCTCGACAAAACGGTGATGGGCTTTGCGCTCCTGCCCATCGAACGTGAATTTGACCTCCGTCCTGAACAGCTCGGGTATATCACCGGGATATTTTTCCTCGCCTATTCGCTGTTTCAAATCCCCGCTGGCTGGCTAAACGATAAGTTCGGCTACAAGAAAGTGCTGAGCATGTCCCTGTGCCTGCTCGGCGGCTTCGCGCTCTGCTTCGGCATGCTGGGCTTCGGCCTGGGGCTGCTGGTCACGTTCCGCTTTTTATCCGGCGTCGGCCATTCCGGCTATCCGTGCTCCTGTGCCAAAGCCGTTGTCTCTAATTTTCCCCTTGAAAAGCGCACCTTTGCCCAGTCGATCCTGCTCTCGTCGGCTGGTCTGGCGATGACCGCCGGGCCGCTGGTTGCGGTGTATAGCCTGAATTCGCTGGGCTGGCGCGGCTCCTTTTCGATCCTCGGTCTGCTGGCCTTTGCGATTGCGATCGCGATTATGCTGTGGGTGCCGAATCCGGCGCCGGTGAAAGCGCGTGCCGGAGCCGTGACCGGCTATCGCACGTTGCTGAAAAATCCGATTGTGGTCCTGCTCTTTATCTCGATCTTCTGCATCAACATTCCGTCCTACGGCCTGATGGCGTGGCTGCCGAAATATCTGGTGCAGCAGCGCGGAATGACGCTCGACGTTTCCGGGCTGGTGGTCGCCGCGGGTGGCCTGGGTATCTGGATCTCGTCCCTCGCCACCGGCTGGCTGGTGGGGCGCTATATGCAGGGCAAAGAGCCGAAAGTGATTTTCTGCTGCGCGCTGCTCAGTGCGCTGTGCATCTGGCTGGTCTACACCTCCACGTCGGCGCTGACCGCCGGGCTGCTGCTGTTCCTCGGCTACGTTTTCCTGATGGCCGCTTTCGTGACGGTCTTCACCCTGCCCATGAAACGGCTGCCGCCAGAGGTGATGGGCGCGGCGATGGGGATTATCAATACCGGCGGGACGCTGGGCGGGTTTGTCGCCCCGATTGCGATGGGCTATCTGATCACCGTCAGCCAGGGCTACCTGTCGACGTTTGTTTTTCTGGCGCTGGCAATGGTGGTTGCCGGGCTTGCCATGTTGCCGCTGGCGCTGAAAACGCGCCACGCATTAACTGAGGAGAAGTGTGATGGCATTTAA